Proteins found in one Melospiza georgiana isolate bMelGeo1 chromosome 1, bMelGeo1.pri, whole genome shotgun sequence genomic segment:
- the RPP40 gene encoding ribonuclease P protein subunit p40, producing MLPAQLGRAPRHLLVCERGHARHPRSRHAAHVRDHAYSCRVSVLIPECGLLPEVLKSAIADFGEYYLVRNLPIHELIAHEFIDAFVKKGSCYALTYKTKIDQDNTAALLPNGKLILSVDKDTYEELGLQGRPSRYSGRKVMRYIITVDLTDAGFHPESKKHNRVLWALKEKKPLEFDFLLAWYNTGAEGSTLMSYFSKNQIQALKPKITFSTLRDLQCPVLQSNDLQGKPEESCSTEELFEWLGAVLNQVSLDNKSSSFLSTYCCPEPNTVVEKAFLCTITGFIIPEKIIQLLEQLCCYFGEPKLAHWLTLTVHGFADSPVSWRESEHGFHKGGENLYNFVIFRNLDYWLHMAVGTHDDCPP from the exons ATGCTGCCGGCGCAGCTCGGGCGCGCGCCACGGCACCTGCTGGTGTGCGAGCGCGGCCACGCGCGCCACCCGCGCTCGCGGCACGCGGCGCACGTGCGGGACCACGCCTACAGCTGCCGC GTGTCTGTTTTGATCCCGGAATGTGGGCTGCTACCTGAAGTGCTGAAAAGCGCAATTGCAGATTTTGGAGAGTACTACCTGGTGAGGAATTTACCCATTCATGAATTGATCGCTCATGAATTCATTGATGCTTTCGTGAAGAAAG GTTCATGCTACGCACTTACCTATAAGACAAAAATTGATCAAGATAATACTGCAGCTCTGCTACCAAATG GTAAACTAATTCTGTCAGTGGATAAGGACACTTACGAGGAACTTGGACTGCAAGGTCGCCCTTCTCGGTATTCAGGCAGAAAAGTCATGCGATACA TTATCACTGTTGACTTGACTGATGCTGGCTTTCACCCTGAGAGCAAGAAACATAACAGAGTGCTTTGGGccttgaaagaaaagaaacctttaGAATTTGACTTCCTACTGGCTTGGTATAATACAG GTGCAGAGGGATCAACATTGATGTCATACTTTTCAAAAAACCAGATACAGGCCCTGAAGCCAAAAATAACATTCAGCACCTTAAGGGACTTGCAGTGTCCAGTGTTACAAAGTAATGATCTACAAGGAAAGCCAGAGGAGTCCTGCAGTACAGAGGAGCTCTTTGAATGGCTGGGGGCTGTCTTGAATCAAGTTAGCTT agaCAACAAATCCTCCAGCTTCTTATCAACCTATTGCTGTCCTGAGCCCAACACAGTGgtggaaaaagcttttttgtGCACAATCACAGGCTTTATAATTCCTGAGAAGATTATTCAGTTATTGGAGCAGCTGTG TTGCTATTTTGGTGAGCCAAAACTGGCGCACTGGCTGACCTTAACTGTGCATGGCTTTGCAGACAGCCCTGTTTCCTGGAGAGAAAGTGAGCATGGTTTCCACAAAGGAGGAGAGAACTTGTACAACTTTGTCATTTTTAGAAATCTGGACTACTGGCTTCACATGGCTGTAGGAACTCATGATGATTGTCCTCCATAA